A stretch of the TM7 phylum sp. oral taxon 349 genome encodes the following:
- a CDS encoding DUF1727 domain-containing protein has protein sequence MNKRHTLTTVLGKTVRQVARLRGGGSALPGLFVEKIDPDFVARTLKHLPRGIAIISGTNGKTTTTKMVVELLRGQGLNVFTNRTGSNFTRGVAAALLSEVDIYGNLDADIAVLELDEAYAVHFVHAISPNYCLLLNVMRDQLDRFGEIDATAKLLHTVAAHATNGVVVNRDDPRLGSRAFAIDVTAPIRSYGVHPDLQSLFPSDDNLRGAHGKHTANYTDNDDTILESVNGQRATISFSGDTHAISLSLHGIYNVLNATGAIALTRMIMGDDLDTQKMLDSLSRITPAFGRGEQIMVSGQPCELVLVKNPAGFRLSLASFSPDGYATMIAVNDNYADGRDMSWLWDVDFDSLRTQGVAELSGIRAYDMALRLQYELVEVSHVELNLTAALKHFIDTNPNKPKRIYCTYTAMLRLRHELARYTTVEEIA, from the coding sequence ATGAATAAACGCCACACACTTACGACCGTTCTTGGTAAAACGGTTCGGCAGGTTGCGCGTCTGCGCGGCGGCGGATCGGCGCTGCCTGGGCTGTTCGTCGAGAAAATTGATCCCGATTTTGTAGCGCGCACGCTCAAACATTTACCACGGGGTATCGCAATTATCAGCGGCACAAACGGCAAGACAACGACGACGAAGATGGTCGTTGAGCTCCTTAGAGGACAAGGGCTAAACGTATTCACCAACCGAACCGGCAGCAACTTTACCCGCGGCGTAGCAGCAGCATTGCTAAGCGAAGTCGATATATACGGCAATTTGGATGCTGATATCGCCGTATTGGAGCTTGACGAAGCTTACGCTGTGCATTTCGTGCATGCAATCAGCCCGAATTATTGTCTGCTGCTTAATGTCATGCGCGACCAGTTGGACCGCTTCGGTGAAATCGACGCAACCGCTAAATTGCTCCATACCGTTGCAGCGCACGCTACCAACGGCGTCGTTGTTAATCGCGACGACCCGCGCCTAGGTAGCCGCGCATTCGCAATTGATGTTACTGCGCCAATTCGAAGTTATGGCGTACATCCTGATCTACAGTCATTGTTTCCGTCTGACGATAATCTGCGTGGCGCGCACGGCAAACACACCGCAAATTATACTGACAACGACGACACGATACTTGAGTCGGTTAACGGGCAACGGGCAACAATTTCGTTCAGCGGAGATACTCACGCTATATCATTATCACTGCACGGCATTTATAACGTATTGAACGCAACGGGCGCAATCGCCCTAACACGTATGATTATGGGTGACGATCTAGACACTCAGAAGATGCTTGATTCGCTCAGTCGTATCACACCGGCATTTGGACGCGGTGAGCAGATCATGGTTAGTGGGCAACCTTGCGAACTCGTTTTAGTCAAAAATCCAGCAGGATTCCGTCTAAGCCTCGCGTCATTCAGCCCAGACGGCTACGCTACGATGATCGCTGTCAACGATAATTACGCCGACGGGCGCGACATGAGCTGGCTGTGGGATGTTGATTTTGATAGTTTGCGCACACAGGGTGTTGCCGAACTATCTGGCATACGAGCGTACGACATGGCGTTGCGGTTACAATACGAGCTCGTTGAAGTATCTCACGTCGAGCTCAACCTTACTGCCGCACTGAAGCACTTTATTGATACAAACCCTAATAAGCCAAAACGTATTTACTGTACCTACACCGCTATGCTCCGCTTGCGGCACGAACTAGCAAGATACACAACCGTCGAGGAGATTGCATGA
- a CDS encoding NUDIX hydrolase: MARVFTKAENQAWSKTLPGKMCSACLAIINEDNEVLMVKAGYKDHWTFPSGIVEEGESPKSAAIREILEETGLIVSDEHVKPLAIIYTTGKDGDRDRFNVGFATQLKYASGNIVIPNAEIEKVMWVAFDKVAELSGDKRSYEEFQRTLLENNSDLYVEV, from the coding sequence ATGGCGCGAGTATTTACAAAAGCAGAGAATCAAGCGTGGTCGAAAACGCTACCCGGTAAAATGTGCAGCGCATGCCTTGCGATTATAAATGAAGACAACGAAGTCCTGATGGTGAAAGCTGGCTATAAAGACCACTGGACATTTCCGAGTGGTATCGTTGAAGAGGGGGAATCTCCAAAATCAGCAGCAATACGCGAAATTCTTGAAGAGACTGGTCTTATTGTTTCGGATGAGCACGTCAAGCCTCTCGCAATTATTTATACGACTGGGAAAGATGGCGACCGCGATAGGTTTAATGTTGGATTTGCGACGCAACTAAAGTATGCGAGCGGAAATATAGTTATCCCGAATGCAGAGATAGAAAAGGTTATGTGGGTAGCTTTTGATAAGGTCGCGGAATTGTCTGGCGACAAACGCAGTTATGAGGAATTTCAAAGAACGCTTTTAGAAAATAATAGTGATTTGTATGTTGAAGTATAA
- the rny gene encoding ribonuclease Y, with translation MIEGIIAAIVGAAIGVGGKVAYDKQVQTKGKETAEKLVARAERKASDIVLKAKDEALKIEQERRRELKKTENRLVERENSLDRKLDELDKRSERLRKQEDEVEELKSEIRGIRTRQQEKLEKIAGLKKKDAAEKLMKMTERDVKHDLINLVAKLQQEATDDAEERAQTILVETMERMASEVTAERTVTAVKLPDDDMKGRIIGKEGRNIQAMQRATGVDFLVDDTPGMVVLSSFDPIRRQVARLGLEMLMKDGRIHPGRIEEVFAKAEKQIDKETMRAGEDAAREAGVTGIPRDLLKLLGELKFRTSYGQNVLKHSTEMAQMAGMIADEIGADVRTAKIATLLHDVGKAVTHKVEGKHHHIGADLARKAGLSEAICHAIEAHHDDIEATTVEAIVVRICDAISAARPGARNISAENFAERMRDLENVATSFSGVGKAYAISAGREVRVIVTPEKVDDLSAIKLARDIATKIESTMQYPGTIKVNVIRETRAIEFAK, from the coding sequence ATGATAGAGGGAATTATTGCCGCAATCGTTGGTGCTGCTATTGGCGTGGGCGGTAAAGTTGCGTACGACAAGCAAGTACAAACTAAAGGTAAAGAGACCGCCGAAAAACTCGTCGCGCGCGCTGAGCGTAAAGCGAGCGACATCGTGTTGAAAGCAAAGGACGAAGCGCTCAAGATTGAGCAGGAGCGCCGCCGCGAGCTGAAAAAGACCGAGAATCGGCTGGTTGAGCGTGAAAATTCGCTTGACCGCAAATTAGACGAGCTTGATAAACGGAGCGAAAGGCTGCGTAAGCAAGAAGATGAAGTCGAAGAGCTAAAAAGTGAGATTCGCGGCATTCGTACGCGCCAGCAGGAAAAACTTGAAAAAATCGCTGGACTAAAAAAGAAAGATGCTGCCGAGAAACTTATGAAAATGACGGAGCGCGACGTTAAACATGATTTGATAAATCTAGTAGCGAAACTACAGCAAGAAGCGACGGACGATGCCGAAGAGCGCGCGCAGACAATCCTCGTTGAGACTATGGAACGTATGGCGAGCGAAGTAACAGCAGAGCGCACTGTGACAGCAGTTAAGCTGCCGGATGATGACATGAAAGGTCGCATTATTGGTAAAGAGGGGCGTAACATTCAAGCAATGCAACGTGCAACAGGTGTAGACTTCTTGGTCGATGACACGCCAGGTATGGTGGTATTGTCGAGTTTTGATCCGATTCGCCGCCAGGTGGCGCGACTTGGGCTTGAAATGCTCATGAAAGATGGGCGTATTCACCCTGGTCGGATTGAGGAAGTGTTTGCTAAGGCTGAAAAGCAGATTGACAAAGAAACAATGCGTGCCGGCGAAGATGCGGCGCGTGAGGCTGGTGTGACTGGCATTCCGCGCGATTTGCTGAAACTGCTTGGCGAGCTAAAATTCCGTACAAGTTATGGGCAAAATGTGCTGAAGCACAGTACCGAGATGGCGCAGATGGCGGGCATGATCGCGGACGAGATCGGTGCGGATGTGCGTACGGCGAAGATCGCGACGCTGTTGCATGATGTCGGTAAGGCAGTGACGCATAAAGTCGAGGGGAAGCATCATCATATCGGTGCGGATTTAGCGCGCAAGGCAGGCTTGAGCGAGGCGATTTGCCATGCAATTGAAGCGCACCATGACGATATTGAGGCGACGACGGTTGAAGCGATTGTCGTGCGGATCTGCGATGCAATTAGCGCGGCGCGTCCGGGCGCGCGTAACATTTCAGCGGAAAACTTTGCCGAGCGCATGCGCGATTTGGAAAACGTTGCAACGAGCTTTTCAGGCGTCGGCAAGGCGTATGCAATTAGTGCTGGGCGCGAAGTTCGCGTGATTGTCACACCGGAAAAAGTTGACGACCTGAGCGCGATCAAGCTAGCGCGTGATATCGCAACGAAAATCGAATCGACAATGCAATATCCGGGCACGATCAAAGTAAACGTGATCCGCGAGACGCGTGCGATTGAGTTTGCAAAATAA
- the opgC gene encoding OpgC domain-containing protein — protein sequence MVRSIPQSIEEPHIERIRTFDLMRGLFLIVILLDHLAYYPSGLDIFTGRGLLYISTAEGFFAISGLVLGIVRGRKLLKKPLSIAAKLLLKRSVQLYIESIILTLLFTIVAWLFYHNPEIKYGAATPDTPFWQVVWQTITLQYTYGWADFLRYYALFLAGAPFILWLLRRGKWYIVTIINIALWWYYTQTPGGETWLPFSWQLVFYSGFIIGFYWPALMRWWRRTLHAWQRRVIARTITALFLLGFTINFLLMLNANYWHIEPFAAWHNQYNMEYFDKDRLPIPRLTFGVICFWGLFALVRRYEKTIAKYLGWLLIPLGTNSLYVYTIEAFIVYFAHLFILPPQPLIAAAPWFANLILSVAAIMLIWAAVRRKFLFSVIPR from the coding sequence ATGGTACGTTCCATACCGCAATCAATTGAAGAACCGCATATTGAGCGTATCCGCACATTCGACCTAATGCGCGGCTTATTTTTGATTGTCATCTTGCTTGACCATTTGGCGTATTATCCAAGCGGTCTTGATATTTTTACAGGACGTGGATTACTATACATCTCTACCGCTGAAGGATTTTTTGCAATTTCAGGACTTGTGCTCGGTATCGTGCGTGGACGAAAGTTGCTAAAAAAACCATTGTCGATAGCTGCAAAGTTACTGCTTAAACGGAGCGTCCAATTATACATTGAATCAATCATTCTCACGCTTTTATTCACAATTGTCGCTTGGCTGTTCTATCACAACCCAGAGATTAAATACGGTGCCGCTACGCCCGATACGCCGTTTTGGCAGGTCGTATGGCAAACAATCACACTGCAATATACCTACGGCTGGGCAGATTTTTTGCGCTATTACGCGCTATTTCTAGCGGGCGCGCCATTTATATTATGGCTACTGCGCCGTGGTAAATGGTATATTGTCACGATAATCAACATCGCGCTGTGGTGGTATTATACGCAAACGCCTGGCGGCGAAACATGGCTACCTTTTTCATGGCAGCTAGTGTTCTATTCTGGATTTATCATCGGATTTTATTGGCCGGCGCTCATGCGCTGGTGGCGGCGCACACTTCATGCATGGCAGCGACGAGTAATTGCGCGCACGATTACCGCGCTATTCTTACTCGGGTTTACTATCAACTTTTTGCTCATGCTCAACGCGAATTATTGGCACATTGAGCCGTTTGCCGCTTGGCACAATCAGTACAATATGGAATATTTTGACAAAGACCGCTTGCCGATTCCGCGTCTCACATTCGGCGTGATTTGTTTTTGGGGATTATTCGCGCTCGTGCGACGCTACGAAAAAACCATCGCGAAATACCTGGGCTGGTTACTCATACCGCTTGGCACAAATTCGCTGTATGTCTACACAATTGAGGCATTCATCGTATATTTTGCCCATCTATTTATACTGCCGCCGCAGCCGCTTATTGCTGCTGCACCGTGGTTCGCTAATCTTATCCTTTCTGTTGCCGCAATCATGCTTATATGGGCAGCGGTGCGCCGCAAATTTCTGTTTTCAGTTATCCCGCGCTAG
- a CDS encoding glycosyltransferase family 39 protein translates to MKRKLGQWAATHEWWALGMILTVFSGVVFGNMTRWSVWFDEAFSAYLARFNVAEIAHFTSLDVHPPLYYWLLKGWTVIFGHSTLAIRSLSLVFALVGLVGLYVVVRYITKRSSYSLAAVTATALTPVFVRFSHEARMYTLVFAIVMWATYVLLCAMKTNRRWLWVLYGALLAVGMLTHYFVALAWLAHWAWRYREVCAGRVKKFFAREWVWCHVLAVGLFAVWLPTAVRQFATIQVGFWIPPITPQTPINYLTDMLFYREVAQMDGWWAIAAFIAFAVVGVVLYFGLRQFIRQSRRGGAALFVSLAIVPPILLTLLSMPPLSSSFIDRYVLYAQIALAVIISGCLLAAAKTHPVLMRHCTIILIIVALAGIGNVYYYGNYNKNTNKSIRISELMANIAEAGKAGQPVVAASPWVYYEASFYSSNTHPVYYPASTINEDYGSLAMLKEDDTGKIADLTAFAKQHRYVWYVNVTENEIEPPVASWRLVKKVDAYDSINRSVEYRAGLYDTSAG, encoded by the coding sequence ATGAAACGAAAACTTGGGCAGTGGGCGGCGACTCACGAATGGTGGGCGCTAGGTATGATATTAACGGTATTCTCGGGGGTAGTGTTCGGGAATATGACGCGGTGGTCGGTTTGGTTTGACGAGGCGTTTAGTGCGTATTTGGCACGGTTTAATGTTGCAGAGATTGCGCATTTTACCTCGCTTGATGTTCACCCGCCGCTATACTATTGGCTATTGAAAGGCTGGACAGTTATTTTTGGTCACAGTACACTCGCGATTCGTTCTTTAAGCTTGGTGTTTGCGCTCGTCGGATTGGTTGGGCTGTATGTTGTTGTACGCTACATTACGAAGCGATCGTCGTATAGTCTGGCTGCAGTAACAGCGACAGCGCTGACGCCGGTTTTTGTGCGATTTTCGCACGAGGCGCGCATGTACACGCTAGTGTTTGCGATCGTGATGTGGGCGACATATGTGTTGCTGTGTGCGATGAAAACAAATCGCCGTTGGCTGTGGGTCTTGTATGGTGCACTGTTGGCGGTCGGTATGCTTACGCATTATTTTGTAGCGTTGGCGTGGTTAGCACATTGGGCATGGCGGTATCGCGAAGTATGTGCCGGTCGCGTGAAGAAGTTTTTCGCGCGCGAGTGGGTATGGTGCCACGTGTTGGCGGTCGGCTTGTTCGCAGTATGGCTGCCAACAGCGGTACGTCAATTTGCGACGATACAAGTTGGGTTTTGGATTCCGCCGATTACGCCACAAACACCGATTAATTATTTGACAGACATGCTATTTTACCGCGAAGTTGCGCAAATGGACGGCTGGTGGGCGATTGCGGCGTTTATCGCGTTTGCGGTCGTTGGAGTAGTGCTATATTTTGGATTGCGGCAATTTATTCGGCAATCGCGAAGAGGTGGCGCGGCACTATTTGTATCACTTGCTATTGTGCCGCCGATTTTGCTGACGCTTTTGTCGATGCCGCCACTGAGTTCGTCATTCATTGACCGCTACGTGCTATATGCGCAAATCGCGCTCGCGGTAATTATTTCAGGGTGTTTGCTTGCAGCGGCGAAAACGCATCCGGTACTCATGCGGCACTGTACAATTATCCTTATTATTGTTGCGCTCGCTGGCATCGGCAACGTGTATTATTACGGCAATTACAATAAAAATACCAATAAATCAATTCGTATATCGGAGCTTATGGCAAATATTGCCGAGGCGGGTAAGGCGGGTCAGCCTGTTGTTGCTGCGTCGCCATGGGTATATTACGAGGCGAGTTTTTATAGCAGCAATACGCACCCAGTTTATTATCCAGCGTCAACAATCAATGAAGATTATGGGTCGCTTGCTATGCTTAAAGAGGATGATACAGGAAAAATTGCCGATTTAACAGCATTTGCCAAGCAACACCGTTACGTCTGGTACGTCAACGTAACTGAAAATGAAATCGAACCTCCCGTTGCGTCATGGAGGCTCGTGAAAAAAGTTGATGCGTACGACTCGATTAACCGCAGTGTTGAGTATCGTGCCGGATTGTACGATACTAGCGCGGGATAA
- a CDS encoding class E sortase, giving the protein MFAAGVYLLALVAAPSVAPFIAMKPIEVAALPKPRTTDNRIIIPKIGVNIPYGSGAAALDRGAEWRYPNNGSPASGGNFVIAAHRFSIQPTPQSTIEKSPFYHIDKLSVGDKIIVDYNGERYGYEINNIFDVQATQTEIEAPSTEAKLTLYSCELGGADTGRIVVTAKLLGKVKIDQ; this is encoded by the coding sequence ATGTTCGCCGCAGGAGTTTATCTGCTCGCGCTCGTCGCTGCACCAAGCGTTGCGCCGTTTATTGCAATGAAACCGATTGAAGTTGCCGCCTTGCCGAAGCCGCGCACCACCGACAACCGAATCATCATACCAAAAATCGGCGTCAATATTCCTTACGGATCGGGCGCGGCAGCATTAGACCGCGGCGCCGAATGGCGGTATCCAAATAATGGCAGCCCCGCCTCGGGCGGCAACTTCGTTATTGCAGCACACCGGTTTAGCATTCAGCCAACGCCGCAAAGTACAATCGAAAAATCACCATTTTACCATATAGATAAACTCTCAGTTGGCGATAAAATCATCGTTGATTACAACGGCGAGCGCTATGGTTACGAGATTAACAATATATTCGACGTACAAGCAACACAAACCGAAATTGAAGCGCCGTCAACCGAGGCAAAACTAACACTCTACAGCTGCGAACTTGGTGGCGCAGACACAGGACGCATAGTCGTGACAGCAAAGCTACTTGGCAAGGTAAAAATTGATCAGTAA
- a CDS encoding 2,3-bisphosphoglycerate-dependent phosphoglycerate mutase has product MMTTQKSGILVISRHAESEWNLLGKWTGWTDVNLTEKGYREAVMLGEQLRDITFNEAYTSELKRTCQTCDGILEGKGDQIDLPRIIAEELNERDYGDLTGKNKWEVKNEIGEEAFNGIRRGWDYPVPGGETLKDVYARAVPYLQTEIIPRLQRGENILLVSHGNTIRALMKYLDQISDADIGTVEMPFGALLVYWFDDKHDLPVEKTVRQIDITPPKA; this is encoded by the coding sequence ATGATGACAACGCAAAAATCGGGAATATTAGTTATTAGCCGCCACGCTGAAAGCGAGTGGAATTTGCTTGGTAAATGGACGGGCTGGACAGACGTTAACCTTACCGAGAAGGGCTACCGTGAGGCAGTTATGTTGGGCGAACAACTGCGCGACATTACATTCAACGAAGCATATACGAGCGAGCTGAAACGTACGTGCCAGACGTGCGATGGTATTCTGGAAGGCAAAGGCGATCAAATTGATTTGCCGCGTATTATCGCAGAAGAGCTGAACGAACGCGACTACGGCGACTTAACAGGTAAAAATAAGTGGGAAGTTAAAAATGAAATCGGCGAAGAAGCGTTTAACGGTATTCGGCGCGGCTGGGACTATCCTGTGCCAGGCGGCGAAACGCTAAAAGATGTGTATGCCCGTGCAGTTCCATATTTGCAAACCGAAATCATTCCGCGATTGCAACGCGGCGAAAATATTCTGTTGGTATCGCACGGCAACACGATTCGCGCACTAATGAAATACCTCGACCAAATCTCAGACGCTGATATTGGTACAGTAGAAATGCCGTTTGGCGCGCTGCTTGTATATTGGTTTGATGACAAACACGATTTGCCGGTTGAAAAGACGGTTCGCCAAATCGACATTACGCCGCCAAAAGCGTAG
- a CDS encoding glutamine amidotransferase gives MRSINLLQLYPKDMNIYGDWGNTLVLKRRLEWHGYNVQLLEYNPGNEFPQDVDLVVGGGGQDSGQLKIRDDLQKIGSVLRALADDGVPMLVICGMYQLFGKFFRTKGGEIISGIKLLDIETIGGDERLIGNIVTSSEQFGLIVGYENHSGLTTLGANVRPLGQVIRGAGNNNQDETEGARYRNVIGTYLHGSLLPKNPAIADWLIEQAVTRKFGDFTPTVIEDRFAMLARDIAQRRPR, from the coding sequence ATGAGATCAATTAATCTACTGCAACTATACCCCAAAGATATGAATATCTACGGCGACTGGGGCAACACACTAGTACTGAAACGCCGGCTAGAATGGCACGGCTACAATGTCCAACTACTGGAGTACAATCCTGGTAACGAATTTCCGCAAGACGTCGACTTAGTCGTCGGTGGCGGTGGACAAGATTCCGGTCAGCTAAAAATCCGCGATGATCTACAAAAAATCGGATCGGTCTTACGTGCACTCGCCGATGACGGCGTACCAATGCTCGTAATCTGCGGCATGTATCAGCTATTTGGCAAATTTTTCAGAACTAAAGGCGGAGAAATAATCTCCGGCATCAAGCTGCTTGATATCGAAACTATCGGCGGTGATGAACGTCTCATCGGTAATATCGTCACATCAAGCGAGCAATTTGGACTGATCGTCGGCTACGAAAACCACTCAGGACTCACAACACTAGGAGCAAATGTTCGCCCGCTCGGTCAAGTGATTCGCGGTGCCGGTAACAATAATCAGGATGAAACCGAAGGCGCGCGCTACCGCAATGTTATTGGCACATATTTACATGGTTCGCTCTTGCCAAAAAATCCAGCAATTGCCGATTGGTTGATAGAACAGGCTGTTACACGCAAATTCGGCGACTTCACGCCAACAGTTATTGAAGATCGTTTTGCCATGTTAGCCCGAGATATTGCTCAACGCCGCCCGCGCTAA
- the eno gene encoding phosphopyruvate hydratase, protein MQDFSISSITARQILDSRGNPTVEADVVLRDGTLGRAAVPSGASTGAGEALELRDGDNGWGGKSVYQAVRNVNEIIAPALAGKDASDQTALDNIMLALDGTDNKSKLGANAILSVSLAAAKAAANAKKQPLWRYVADMTGKSPSLPLPMMNVMNGGAHAAFATDIQEFMIICKGAKTFEETLKMGTEIFHALAKILKNHDYPTTVGDEGGYAPRVRSGNREPLTLLSEAITSAGYTLGSDVVFAMDAASSEFYQDGRYELKCEGKSLSSEEMIDWLETLVNEFPIVSIEDGLAENDWSGWRQLRERIGDRIQLVGDDLLVTNTKLVQKAIDEHAANALLVKPNQIGSLTETIQAVSMAQDAGWKTVMSHRSGETEDTTISHLAVGLGCGQIKTGSLSRTDRIAKYNELLRIAESDNSLQLARPFDV, encoded by the coding sequence ATGCAAGACTTTTCTATCTCATCTATCACAGCACGACAAATTTTAGATTCACGCGGCAATCCGACTGTTGAAGCCGACGTCGTTTTACGCGATGGCACGCTGGGGCGCGCTGCCGTACCAAGCGGTGCAAGCACTGGCGCGGGCGAAGCACTTGAACTGCGCGACGGCGACAACGGCTGGGGTGGCAAATCCGTCTACCAAGCGGTTCGTAATGTCAACGAAATTATCGCGCCTGCTCTCGCCGGCAAAGACGCAAGCGACCAAACAGCACTCGACAATATTATGCTTGCACTCGACGGCACCGACAACAAATCCAAGCTCGGCGCAAATGCAATCCTCAGCGTCAGCCTCGCCGCCGCTAAAGCTGCCGCAAACGCAAAAAAGCAGCCGCTCTGGCGCTACGTCGCCGACATGACCGGCAAATCACCAAGTTTACCGCTTCCGATGATGAACGTTATGAACGGCGGTGCACATGCCGCTTTTGCGACTGATATTCAAGAATTTATGATTATCTGCAAGGGAGCAAAAACATTTGAAGAAACACTAAAAATGGGCACCGAGATTTTCCACGCGCTCGCAAAAATCTTAAAAAACCACGACTACCCGACAACTGTCGGTGACGAGGGCGGCTATGCGCCGCGTGTACGCAGCGGCAACCGCGAACCACTCACGCTACTAAGCGAGGCAATAACGAGCGCTGGCTATACGCTCGGCAGCGACGTTGTATTCGCAATGGATGCTGCATCAAGCGAGTTTTATCAAGATGGTCGCTACGAGTTGAAATGCGAGGGCAAATCATTGTCAAGCGAAGAGATGATTGACTGGCTTGAAACACTCGTAAACGAATTTCCGATCGTTAGCATTGAGGATGGTTTAGCCGAAAATGACTGGTCTGGCTGGCGACAATTACGCGAGAGGATCGGTGACCGCATACAGCTCGTAGGTGATGATCTACTCGTTACAAACACTAAGTTGGTACAAAAAGCGATCGACGAACATGCTGCCAACGCTCTGCTCGTTAAACCAAATCAAATCGGTTCGCTCACCGAGACGATCCAGGCGGTCAGCATGGCGCAAGACGCCGGCTGGAAGACCGTCATGAGTCACCGTTCTGGCGAAACTGAAGACACAACAATTAGCCACTTAGCAGTAGGCTTAGGTTGCGGGCAAATTAAAACCGGCTCGCTGTCGCGCACCGACCGAATCGCAAAATATAATGAACTATTGCGCATCGCCGAAAGCGACAACAGTCTGCAGCTCGCACGTCCGTTCGACGTTTAG